A stretch of Aristophania vespae DNA encodes these proteins:
- a CDS encoding inositol monophosphatase family protein, with amino-acid sequence MRLSPHMTVMQNAAQKAARSLLRDFTEVEQLQVSIKGPGDFVSQADMRAEATIREELNRARPGYSFLMEESGASGSDNWSWRWVVDPLDGTTNFLHGIPHWAISIGLQKRLADGTIELVAAVVYNPATNEMYWAEKGIGAFLNERRLRVSARRKLSEAVFATGIPFAKVSEEKRLPFGFILGALMPKVAGIRRFGAAALDLAWVAAGRYEGYWELGIKPWDCAAGLLLVREAGGYVTDEHGNDLSALPDDDVTIIAANTHFHTPLKDLVRSSIEKASAS; translated from the coding sequence ATGCGTTTATCTCCGCATATGACCGTAATGCAAAATGCTGCTCAAAAAGCAGCACGGTCTCTTTTGCGTGATTTTACTGAGGTGGAGCAGCTTCAGGTAAGTATCAAAGGTCCGGGTGACTTTGTCTCTCAGGCTGATATGCGCGCCGAAGCTACCATTCGTGAAGAACTGAACCGGGCGCGCCCTGGTTATAGTTTTTTGATGGAAGAAAGCGGCGCTTCTGGAAGCGATAATTGGAGCTGGCGTTGGGTTGTTGATCCCCTTGATGGGACAACAAACTTCCTGCACGGTATTCCTCACTGGGCTATTTCCATTGGGCTACAAAAACGTCTAGCTGATGGCACAATCGAGCTTGTAGCTGCTGTCGTTTATAACCCTGCCACAAATGAAATGTATTGGGCTGAAAAAGGCATTGGCGCTTTTCTTAATGAAAGACGCTTGCGTGTTTCAGCACGGCGCAAATTATCAGAAGCCGTATTTGCAACTGGTATTCCTTTTGCCAAAGTTTCTGAAGAAAAGCGTCTTCCTTTCGGTTTCATTCTTGGTGCTTTAATGCCAAAAGTTGCAGGTATTCGCCGTTTTGGTGCTGCTGCTCTTGACCTCGCATGGGTAGCTGCTGGCCGCTATGAAGGCTATTGGGAGCTTGGAATAAAACCTTGGGACTGTGCTGCTGGTCTTCTTTTAGTACGAGAAGCCGGTGGATATGTTACGGATGAACATGGGAATGACCTGAGTGCTCTCCCTGATGATGATGTGACAATTATCGCTGCCAACACTCACTTTCACACACCTTTAAAAGATCTCGTCCGCAGTTCAATCGAAAAAGCTTCAGCTTCCTAA
- a CDS encoding flagellar motor protein MotA has translation MTRPTRYLVRMVLFLLIIAGLGFYLSPMLKHAFMANPGLNGTILGILVLGIIWNFHLIIRLYPEINWADGLRQKRSGLTVRPKTRLLGVLSGAIKQTQSEQVPLTLSPQRTETLLDSLSARMDEGRDISRYTTQLLIFLGLLGTFYGLLLTLRSIADVIGGLPSVNADVGLMFDHVKNGLVRPLTGMATAFSGSMFGLAGALILGFLDLTTGQAQNRFFNELEDWLTNLVNTKSESSSVTTSAAINALTSQNEPEAFTATMEDWLPRVQDFMRLTTENVSLLQQNLTILRALVRDGQEGQQQVIATLKEILNNLEQQGREQASIQLLQEIERQLKSLRDEMRENRIAAKEL, from the coding sequence ATGACACGCCCAACGCGCTATCTGGTCAGAATGGTTCTATTTTTGCTTATCATTGCAGGGCTGGGCTTTTATCTCTCACCAATGCTGAAACATGCCTTTATGGCCAATCCTGGGCTAAATGGTACAATCTTAGGTATCTTGGTGTTAGGCATTATCTGGAATTTCCATTTAATTATTCGTCTATATCCTGAGATAAATTGGGCTGATGGCCTTCGTCAAAAACGCTCCGGCCTAACAGTACGACCCAAAACACGCTTATTAGGCGTACTTTCGGGAGCCATTAAACAAACGCAAAGCGAACAGGTGCCCTTGACGCTATCTCCTCAAAGAACAGAAACACTTCTTGATAGTTTGAGTGCGCGCATGGATGAAGGGCGTGATATTTCACGCTACACAACGCAACTCCTTATTTTCTTGGGCCTTTTAGGTACATTTTACGGGCTACTCCTTACATTACGCTCCATTGCGGATGTTATTGGCGGGTTGCCTTCGGTCAATGCTGATGTCGGACTTATGTTTGACCATGTAAAAAATGGATTGGTCCGTCCATTGACAGGTATGGCCACAGCTTTTTCTGGGTCAATGTTTGGCCTAGCTGGTGCGCTTATTCTTGGCTTTTTAGATCTAACAACAGGGCAGGCTCAAAACCGCTTTTTTAACGAACTTGAAGATTGGCTTACTAATCTTGTTAATACAAAATCCGAGTCCAGCAGCGTTACAACAAGTGCCGCTATAAATGCACTGACAAGCCAAAATGAACCTGAAGCTTTCACCGCCACTATGGAAGATTGGCTGCCTCGTGTTCAGGATTTCATGCGTCTTACGACCGAAAATGTTTCTTTATTGCAGCAAAACCTCACAATCTTGCGGGCTTTAGTTCGTGATGGTCAGGAAGGTCAGCAACAAGTTATCGCAACGCTTAAAGAAATATTGAATAATCTTGAGCAGCAAGGACGCGAGCAAGCTTCAATTCAGCTATTACAGGAGATTGAACGCCAGTTAAAAAGCCTGCGTGACGAGATGCGCGAAAATCGTATAGCAGCGAAAGAACTGTAA
- the efp gene encoding elongation factor P: protein MKQQANLIRAGQVIEHNGRRWTVLKQQILTPGKGGAFIQVEMRDLSTGNKTNERWRTADTVERLITEDKDYIYSYTDGENIVLMDPETFEQTFLPQDILGEQLAFLQDNMQLSIKLVEGDPVAVTLPPHVTLEVAEADPVVKGQTASSSYKPAVLSNGVKTLVPPFVEAGERIVVRTDDASYVERAKD from the coding sequence ATGAAACAACAAGCCAACCTCATCAGAGCCGGGCAGGTAATTGAACATAATGGGCGTCGTTGGACTGTTCTCAAACAACAAATCCTGACCCCAGGTAAGGGCGGTGCTTTTATCCAGGTTGAAATGCGTGACCTTTCTACCGGTAACAAAACCAATGAAAGATGGCGCACAGCTGACACTGTCGAACGTCTCATCACAGAAGATAAAGACTATATTTATTCCTACACAGACGGTGAAAACATCGTTTTAATGGATCCTGAGACTTTTGAGCAAACATTCCTGCCCCAAGATATTTTGGGAGAACAGCTCGCTTTTCTGCAAGATAACATGCAACTTAGCATTAAGCTTGTTGAAGGTGACCCTGTAGCTGTCACACTTCCGCCTCATGTCACCCTTGAAGTGGCAGAAGCAGACCCGGTTGTAAAAGGGCAAACAGCAAGCTCTTCATATAAGCCTGCTGTCTTATCTAACGGTGTTAAAACCCTTGTTCCTCCTTTTGTTGAGGCTGGTGAGCGCATTGTCGTCCGCACTGACGATGCTTCTTACGTTGAGCGCGCTAAGGACTAA
- a CDS encoding lysine-2,3-aminomutase-like protein codes for MEKTAKPSLQSTIRSAHDLIEAGLASESDRTHLETVAQHYATAVPPAFQALIEDPNDPIGKQVIPTANELITQNYEMNDPIGDEAFSPLPGLIHRYEDRVLLKPLLICPLYCRFCFRREHVGPDGGLLNKNDLTKAFEWIDSHPEIQEVILSGGDPLMLSPRRLSFIISHLSSITHIHTIRIHTRVPVAAPELINHELLQALDSEKAVWMVLHINHAQELGPSAKAAIKSLVKEGIPLLSQSVLLRGINDNLDSLETLLRSLIQLRIKPYYLHHLDPAPGTSHFHVPVEKGLALLKALRGRVSGLAWPHYVVDIPGGKGKVPLGPSYLLPKENSYNGEEKIYSFRGDIHNFR; via the coding sequence ATGGAAAAAACGGCTAAACCTTCTCTGCAAAGCACTATTCGCTCAGCTCATGACCTTATAGAGGCTGGCCTTGCTTCAGAATCAGATCGGACTCATTTAGAAACTGTAGCCCAACATTATGCCACAGCCGTGCCACCTGCTTTTCAGGCTCTGATAGAAGACCCTAATGACCCTATTGGAAAGCAAGTGATTCCAACTGCTAATGAGCTCATAACGCAAAATTATGAGATGAATGACCCCATCGGAGATGAGGCTTTTTCGCCCCTTCCTGGTCTGATTCATCGTTATGAAGATAGAGTTTTATTAAAGCCACTTCTCATTTGCCCTCTTTATTGCCGATTTTGCTTTCGGCGTGAGCATGTAGGGCCGGATGGTGGATTATTGAATAAAAACGATCTGACAAAAGCGTTTGAATGGATCGACTCGCACCCCGAAATACAGGAAGTCATTTTATCAGGTGGCGATCCTTTAATGCTCTCTCCTCGTCGATTAAGTTTTATTATATCTCACCTTTCTTCCATAACGCATATTCATACAATCAGAATACATACACGTGTACCTGTTGCTGCCCCTGAACTGATTAACCATGAACTTTTACAGGCTCTAGACAGTGAAAAAGCTGTATGGATGGTTCTTCATATTAATCATGCGCAGGAATTGGGGCCTTCTGCGAAAGCAGCCATAAAATCGTTAGTCAAAGAAGGCATACCGCTTTTATCGCAATCAGTCCTATTGCGCGGAATCAATGATAACCTTGACTCTTTAGAGACGCTTTTGCGATCACTGATACAATTACGCATCAAACCTTATTATTTACATCATCTTGATCCTGCTCCCGGTACATCCCATTTCCACGTTCCGGTCGAAAAAGGACTCGCTCTTCTTAAGGCTTTGAGAGGACGCGTATCAGGATTGGCCTGGCCGCATTACGTTGTTGATATTCCAGGAGGAAAAGGGAAAGTTCCTTTAGGCCCTAGCTATCTTTTACCGAAAGAAAACAGCTATAATGGAGAGGAAAAAATATATTCCTTCCGAGGTGACATTCACAATTTTCGTTAA
- the lepA gene encoding translation elongation factor 4, producing MTNTPLSLIRNFSIIAHIDHGKSTLADRLIEACGALTAREMKGQVLDSMELEQERGITIKAQTVRLTYPAKDGKIYTLNLMDTPGHVDFAYEVSRSLAACEGSLLVVDASQGVEAQTLANVYQAIDANHEIVPVLNKIDLPAAEPERVRTQIEDVVGIPADDAVEISAKTGINIEGVLEALVERLPAPVGDDKAPLQALLVDSWYDPYLGVIILVRIKEGRLKRGDKIRMMQTNATYHVDQVGVFLPKMKSVDSLGPGEIGYINAAIKTVADCNVGDTITLDNRPAEKALPGFKPSIPVVWCGLFPIDADDFEKLRDSLGKLRLNDASFHFEAETSAALGFGFRCGFLGLLHLEIIQERLSREFNLDLIATAPSVVYKIERTNGTVEDLHNPADMPDLSQIERIEEPWIKASILVQDEYLGAVLSLCSERRGIQIDLTYVGNRAMATYRLPLNEVVFDFYDRLKSLTRGYASFDYQMDGYEESDLVRISILVNHEPVDALAFVAHRSAAEARGRSICAKLKDLIPKQLFKIAIQAAIGSKVIARETIGALSKDVTAKCYGGDISRKRKLLDKQKEGKKRMRQFGKVEIPQSAFLAALKMD from the coding sequence ATGACTAATACACCGCTCTCTTTGATCCGAAACTTCTCAATCATTGCTCATATTGACCATGGCAAATCAACCCTGGCTGACCGTCTTATCGAGGCCTGTGGCGCCCTAACAGCCCGAGAAATGAAAGGGCAGGTTCTTGATTCGATGGAACTTGAGCAAGAGCGCGGTATTACAATCAAGGCCCAGACCGTGCGTCTGACCTATCCGGCCAAAGATGGTAAGATTTATACCCTGAATCTCATGGATACACCGGGCCATGTTGATTTTGCTTATGAAGTAAGTCGTTCCCTTGCCGCCTGTGAAGGCTCATTGCTTGTTGTAGACGCTTCTCAGGGAGTAGAGGCTCAAACACTAGCCAATGTTTACCAGGCAATTGACGCTAACCACGAAATTGTACCTGTCCTTAATAAAATTGATCTTCCTGCTGCCGAGCCAGAACGTGTTAGAACTCAAATTGAGGACGTTGTAGGTATTCCGGCAGATGACGCAGTCGAAATTAGTGCAAAAACAGGCATTAATATCGAAGGCGTTCTAGAAGCTCTTGTAGAGAGGCTTCCTGCCCCAGTGGGTGACGATAAGGCGCCGCTACAGGCCTTGCTGGTTGATAGCTGGTATGACCCTTATTTGGGTGTGATCATTTTGGTGCGTATTAAAGAGGGGCGACTAAAACGCGGCGATAAGATTCGCATGATGCAAACAAATGCGACTTATCATGTAGATCAGGTTGGCGTCTTTTTGCCCAAAATGAAATCCGTCGATTCATTAGGCCCAGGTGAAATTGGCTATATTAATGCGGCTATCAAAACAGTGGCTGACTGTAATGTGGGTGATACAATCACACTTGATAACCGCCCTGCAGAAAAAGCTCTTCCTGGTTTTAAACCCTCCATTCCAGTGGTGTGGTGTGGCCTGTTCCCTATCGATGCAGATGATTTTGAAAAATTACGCGACAGTTTAGGCAAACTACGCCTCAATGACGCATCTTTTCATTTTGAAGCAGAAACCTCTGCAGCTCTGGGATTTGGCTTCCGCTGTGGATTCCTTGGATTACTCCATTTAGAAATTATTCAGGAACGTCTTTCCCGCGAGTTTAATCTTGATCTTATAGCAACAGCTCCTTCGGTTGTTTACAAAATTGAACGGACAAACGGCACAGTTGAAGACTTACATAATCCAGCTGATATGCCTGACCTCTCGCAAATAGAGCGCATCGAAGAACCCTGGATTAAAGCTTCAATCCTCGTGCAAGATGAATATCTTGGTGCTGTTTTAAGTTTATGTAGTGAGAGGCGTGGCATTCAAATTGACCTCACTTATGTAGGCAATCGCGCCATGGCCACATATCGCTTACCACTTAACGAAGTCGTATTCGACTTTTATGACCGTTTAAAATCGCTGACACGCGGCTATGCCTCATTTGATTATCAAATGGATGGTTATGAAGAAAGCGACCTTGTGCGGATTTCCATTTTGGTCAATCACGAACCTGTCGATGCGCTCGCTTTTGTTGCTCACCGCTCAGCAGCAGAAGCCAGAGGCCGCTCTATTTGTGCAAAATTAAAAGACCTAATTCCCAAACAACTTTTTAAAATTGCTATTCAAGCTGCCATTGGCTCCAAAGTTATAGCACGCGAAACCATTGGCGCCCTTTCTAAAGATGTGACAGCCAAATGTTATGGCGGTGATATTTCGCGTAAAAGAAAGCTACTTGATAAGCAAAAAGAAGGTAAAAAGCGCATGCGTCAGTTTGGTAAGGTTGAAATCCCTCAAAGCGCCTTCCTTGCAGCTCTTAAAATGGATTGA
- a CDS encoding glycosyltransferase family 2 protein, which translates to MRNARKTLHWWIAHHLAVGFTTLYICDDHSDDGTWEFLQTAAHRYDLRISQTDLSITSPEERREKAQRELVREQHQNISWILPLDLDEYFYPESGSVRAFLADLKARYGEETFNLTLSFPINWCISGLNGHHPDNITGNSPSPRTLFNRHAPQEFQDHRIVRFICRPEALAETLPDPFSWSDHDVDWSLGRIMHDAAAQSQGDVRLHYDRNEEVFIHADRFLCQTQLIAARILQAALLALSYKLRERPIQNFDEEQLSIKLYKVVSNGMILYFDHDHNKIVWQNIDQTQQTELAPFYLIGDIKDSIPRNGLNLWGYILPAEKLSSYENYLSVKHSYSELLGFLPLGLYYKNNKYNLINSASNECLFEEPCSFELVSFLSDSALINQTVFQQFSTLFKYGHTAPALIKALKELPWIAPSILGAALLHLSEKEKAQILPLYLQDIFGAASK; encoded by the coding sequence GTGCGAAACGCACGAAAGACACTTCACTGGTGGATTGCTCATCACTTAGCTGTTGGCTTTACAACACTTTATATCTGTGATGATCATTCTGATGATGGCACATGGGAGTTTCTCCAAACAGCCGCTCATCGTTATGATCTAAGAATCAGCCAAACTGATTTGAGCATTACGTCACCTGAAGAGCGTCGTGAGAAAGCACAAAGAGAACTTGTTCGGGAACAACATCAAAATATCAGCTGGATTCTCCCTCTTGATTTAGATGAATATTTTTATCCAGAGAGCGGTTCAGTTAGAGCTTTTTTAGCTGACCTCAAAGCACGATATGGAGAAGAAACATTCAATCTCACTCTGTCTTTTCCGATTAATTGGTGTATTAGCGGCTTAAATGGCCATCATCCTGATAATATAACAGGCAATAGCCCTTCGCCGCGTACGCTCTTTAACCGTCATGCGCCACAAGAATTTCAGGACCATAGAATCGTTCGCTTTATTTGCCGCCCTGAAGCATTGGCAGAAACGTTACCTGACCCCTTTAGCTGGTCAGATCATGATGTTGACTGGTCGTTGGGGCGCATTATGCATGATGCGGCTGCGCAATCACAAGGCGATGTGAGACTTCATTACGACAGAAATGAAGAGGTTTTTATCCATGCAGATCGCTTTTTATGTCAAACGCAGCTAATTGCAGCAAGAATTTTACAGGCCGCGTTATTAGCTCTTTCCTATAAACTTAGAGAAAGACCAATACAAAATTTTGACGAAGAGCAATTATCGATAAAACTTTATAAAGTCGTATCTAACGGCATGATATTATATTTCGATCATGATCATAATAAGATTGTGTGGCAAAATATAGATCAGACCCAGCAAACAGAACTGGCACCATTTTATCTTATAGGCGATATTAAAGATTCGATTCCCCGAAATGGACTCAATTTATGGGGCTATATTCTTCCAGCTGAAAAATTATCGTCTTATGAAAACTATCTTTCTGTAAAACATAGCTATAGTGAGCTACTCGGCTTTTTGCCTTTGGGTTTATATTATAAAAACAATAAATATAATTTGATTAATAGCGCTAGTAATGAATGCTTATTTGAGGAACCATGTTCTTTTGAGTTAGTATCTTTTCTTTCTGACAGCGCACTCATTAACCAAACGGTTTTTCAGCAATTTTCTACTCTGTTCAAATATGGTCACACAGCCCCGGCTCTCATAAAAGCACTTAAAGAACTTCCATGGATTGCGCCCTCTATATTAGGCGCTGCATTACTTCATTTATCAGAAAAAGAAAAAGCCCAAATTTTGCCTCTATATTTGCAAGACATATTCGGTGCTGCCTCCAAATAG
- a CDS encoding peptidoglycan -binding protein: MARRKRNTHSAINAWPGYVDALSTLLMVITFVLLVFVIGQQFLSATITQKERTLSSLKEQVDHLAKVLSLSQEEVKQLKSDNQLKNAELATLKENLDEKSKNLQELQEKSSSLEATQFRDILDLSKQVSALSQQLEMISKALDLEKQKESDKDQQIEDLGKKLNIALADKVTQLKRYRSEFFGRLREILKGKHGIEVKGDRFIFPSEILFPTGSAELTAEGKSEIRTLAKTFRSVASTIPKDIPWILRVDGHADRMPIHSIFPSNWELSSARAITVVKMLIAEGVDPHHLAATGFSVYQPLAKGTSAEDYARNRRIEFRLTDR, from the coding sequence ATGGCACGGCGCAAACGTAATACACATAGCGCAATAAATGCCTGGCCTGGCTATGTAGATGCTCTCTCTACATTGCTTATGGTCATTACATTTGTTTTGCTCGTTTTTGTCATTGGGCAACAATTTCTTTCTGCAACTATTACGCAAAAAGAACGCACTCTTTCTTCTTTAAAAGAACAGGTTGACCACCTGGCTAAAGTTTTGTCCCTGAGCCAAGAAGAGGTCAAACAGCTTAAAAGTGATAATCAGTTAAAAAATGCAGAATTAGCCACTCTGAAGGAAAATTTGGATGAAAAATCCAAAAACCTGCAAGAGTTACAAGAAAAATCTAGCTCGCTTGAAGCAACGCAATTTAGAGACATTCTTGATTTATCTAAACAAGTTTCAGCACTGTCTCAGCAACTGGAAATGATTTCTAAAGCGCTTGACCTTGAAAAGCAGAAAGAATCTGACAAAGATCAACAAATTGAGGATCTGGGCAAAAAGCTAAATATAGCGTTGGCAGATAAAGTCACTCAGCTCAAACGTTATCGCTCCGAATTTTTTGGGCGTTTAAGAGAAATTCTTAAAGGCAAACATGGCATTGAGGTGAAGGGAGATCGCTTTATTTTCCCTTCAGAAATTCTTTTTCCTACAGGAAGTGCTGAGCTAACAGCCGAAGGAAAAAGTGAAATTCGGACCCTTGCCAAAACATTTCGCAGTGTTGCTTCAACGATTCCCAAAGATATTCCCTGGATCTTACGCGTTGATGGTCATGCAGACCGTATGCCCATACATAGTATTTTCCCGAGTAACTGGGAACTTTCTTCAGCAAGAGCAATTACAGTTGTAAAAATGCTTATTGCTGAGGGCGTTGACCCGCACCATCTCGCAGCGACAGGGTTTTCCGTCTATCAACCTCTTGCAAAAGGTACGAGTGCCGAGGACTATGCCCGTAACCGACGCATTGAGTTCCGCTTAACTGATCGCTAA
- a CDS encoding NCS2 family permease: MFLTWLDRFFHISQRGSTISREIVAGLTVFGAMAYIMAVNPTILSATGLARHDMVMTTIAGAVAGTLIMALWAKLPIALAPAMSSNVLFTQVIIVQGHFSPRTAFTVVFCSGLCFTALALTQLRQKIINGFPPAIIIGVQAAIGAFVARLGLITAGIAVPSPGGLAFGSLSDPSVILALSGIALCAAFLICKIPAGFLITIFVLTITGLFVPNGHGGVITQLPNRFFDWPHYPTHLLFPFDFKEFFSHLGLLIPITLYLLLSDFFDATATLMSVVQRSNLHENTGKLKLDSSAFAADGLASVVGATLGTSTVSAYVENLAGAEAGARTGLAAIVVALLFALSCVLWPLITAIPALAISPILVLVGLSMTSCLGRLSSSLDEALAPLFMFLIAAVTGNFMLSLTCGMLLYSGLAVVSRQFSRLTPVVLSLDIVFIGYMVLQTYF, from the coding sequence ATGTTTCTAACGTGGCTTGATCGTTTTTTCCATATATCACAAAGAGGTTCTACAATTTCTCGCGAAATTGTAGCAGGACTCACGGTTTTTGGAGCAATGGCTTATATCATGGCCGTTAATCCAACTATTTTATCCGCTACTGGCCTCGCACGTCATGACATGGTTATGACAACCATAGCAGGAGCCGTCGCAGGCACCCTCATTATGGCTCTCTGGGCTAAACTTCCTATAGCTTTAGCCCCAGCCATGAGTAGCAATGTCCTTTTTACACAAGTGATCATCGTGCAAGGACATTTTAGCCCGCGTACGGCTTTTACTGTTGTATTTTGTAGTGGTCTTTGCTTTACGGCCCTAGCACTGACCCAATTACGGCAAAAAATCATTAATGGTTTCCCCCCCGCTATTATTATTGGAGTTCAGGCGGCAATCGGTGCATTTGTAGCGCGTCTGGGACTTATTACAGCAGGAATAGCCGTACCTTCCCCTGGGGGCTTAGCATTTGGCTCTCTTTCTGACCCTTCTGTCATCCTTGCCCTAAGCGGTATTGCTCTTTGTGCTGCTTTTCTTATTTGCAAAATACCGGCAGGTTTTTTGATTACAATTTTTGTTTTAACCATCACAGGGTTATTTGTACCTAACGGGCATGGCGGGGTTATTACGCAGTTACCTAATCGCTTTTTTGACTGGCCTCATTATCCGACACATCTACTATTTCCATTCGATTTTAAAGAATTTTTTTCACATTTAGGATTGTTAATTCCTATTACGCTTTATCTTTTATTAAGCGATTTTTTTGACGCAACAGCTACACTTATGAGCGTAGTGCAACGTTCAAATCTTCACGAAAATACTGGGAAATTAAAACTTGATTCGAGCGCTTTTGCTGCAGATGGGCTTGCAAGCGTTGTTGGTGCTACTTTAGGGACAAGCACAGTCTCGGCCTATGTTGAAAACCTAGCTGGAGCTGAGGCTGGAGCACGAACTGGTCTTGCAGCCATTGTGGTAGCCTTATTATTTGCTCTTTCCTGTGTTTTATGGCCCCTTATAACAGCCATCCCTGCCCTTGCCATATCGCCTATTCTTGTTTTGGTTGGCTTAAGTATGACCAGTTGCCTTGGTCGCTTGTCTTCCTCTTTAGATGAAGCCCTTGCACCACTTTTTATGTTTCTTATAGCAGCTGTTACAGGAAACTTTATGCTCAGCCTGACTTGTGGTATGCTGCTTTATTCAGGATTAGCAGTAGTTTCCAGGCAATTTTCTCGATTAACACCGGTTGTTTTAAGTTTGGATATCGTTTTTATAGGCTACATGGTTTTACAAACGTATTTTTAA
- a CDS encoding exodeoxyribonuclease VII small subunit, producing MSQSLQNSLKDLSFEDALSELETIVRNLEGGQLTLEKAITAYERGAALRQHCEARLGEAEMRVKAIVQKSDGSHGLQDLPPSFSASEETA from the coding sequence ATGTCTCAATCCTTACAAAATTCTCTTAAAGATTTATCATTTGAAGATGCACTCTCAGAGTTAGAAACCATTGTGCGTAATCTTGAGGGCGGCCAGCTCACTTTAGAGAAAGCCATAACAGCCTATGAGCGTGGCGCTGCCTTGCGTCAGCATTGTGAAGCCCGATTAGGTGAAGCAGAAATGCGCGTAAAGGCGATTGTGCAAAAGAGCGATGGGTCTCACGGCCTGCAAGATTTACCCCCTAGTTTTAGTGCCTCTGAGGAGACTGCTTAA
- a CDS encoding OmpA family protein, protein MAQISTNFDVLPKGDKNSAPQAEKKTKSVARSSPSSKAIQQAKTGSPSSAAHTTLPAIPQEPPKPVIIPPPFVPVPTHPAVAPTDIKADQAAKSQFVSLAGTKRVLFDTLSYSLNQETIDAVSNLGKELASQPHKRIVLESYANIPGDDPSQPRRVALARALAIRSLLIRSGVATTRIYPIAHGRTEAQDKEPADRVDIRLEENPVKYVPLSIAAPENTDPALTDPQKRSSVQ, encoded by the coding sequence ATGGCACAGATTTCTACGAATTTTGATGTACTCCCCAAGGGAGACAAAAATTCAGCACCGCAGGCTGAAAAAAAAACGAAATCTGTGGCGCGTTCATCGCCTTCATCAAAAGCTATTCAGCAAGCTAAAACTGGCTCCCCCTCTTCCGCAGCCCATACGACGCTCCCGGCAATCCCTCAAGAACCGCCAAAACCCGTCATTATTCCACCTCCTTTTGTGCCGGTGCCCACTCATCCAGCCGTTGCACCAACAGACATAAAAGCAGATCAGGCCGCTAAAAGTCAGTTTGTTTCCCTGGCCGGTACAAAGCGCGTTTTATTTGACACTCTTTCATATAGTTTAAATCAAGAAACGATCGATGCTGTTTCTAATTTGGGGAAAGAATTAGCAAGTCAGCCACATAAACGAATTGTGCTGGAAAGCTATGCTAATATTCCAGGAGATGATCCCTCTCAGCCACGCCGTGTTGCTCTTGCAAGAGCTTTGGCGATTCGATCTCTTTTAATACGCAGTGGCGTAGCCACTACGAGAATCTATCCTATTGCTCATGGTAGAACTGAGGCTCAAGATAAGGAGCCGGCTGACAGGGTAGATATTAGACTTGAAGAAAATCCTGTTAAATATGTCCCTCTGTCTATTGCAGCACCTGAAAATACAGATCCTGCTCTGACCGATCCTCAAAAAAGGAGTTCAGTACAATGA